The Sphaerospermopsis torques-reginae ITEP-024 genome has a window encoding:
- a CDS encoding amino acid permease, with protein sequence MNQVIKSEQKQVTRLFSHLEFDGNKLNHQPGSVLGSTALIAGTTVGAGILALPAVTLPSGILPSTIVIIVVWLYTLFSGLLIAEVTLNVMGAEGMNSIGFLATVEKTLGKTGARIAGGAYLFKHYALLVAYISKGGDILLSTLTKIVGLENTLPTWIGTTTFTLLFGGILYLGKERFIQKLNSAFVAILITSFLGLLLLGSGQVKSSQFLFQNWQAVGGAVSVICVALFYHNVVPVVVTQLEGDIAKIRKSIIIGSGIPLIMFLAWNAVILGSISPDILQNNSQSCSVFDPLQILRSGGAGEVLGLVLTVFSELAIITSFIGFVYGLVDFFQDISRITKNQISRFPIFSLVLFPPMSLGTINPSIFFTALDYTGIFSVSILGGIIPAIMSWQQREKQKLTNGIYQSLIPGGKITLIMMITVALALICKRIFSIYAN encoded by the coding sequence ATGAATCAAGTTATCAAATCAGAACAAAAGCAAGTAACCAGATTATTTTCTCACTTGGAATTTGATGGTAATAAATTAAATCATCAACCAGGTAGCGTTTTAGGAAGCACTGCTTTGATAGCTGGAACTACTGTTGGTGCTGGTATTCTTGCCCTACCTGCGGTAACTTTACCATCGGGTATTTTACCATCTACAATTGTCATTATTGTAGTTTGGTTATACACCTTATTTTCTGGTTTATTAATTGCTGAAGTAACCTTAAATGTTATGGGTGCAGAAGGCATGAATAGCATAGGTTTTTTGGCAACTGTAGAAAAGACATTGGGAAAAACAGGAGCGAGAATTGCTGGTGGTGCATATTTGTTTAAGCATTACGCTCTTTTAGTGGCGTATATCAGCAAAGGTGGAGATATTTTATTATCGACATTAACTAAAATAGTTGGTTTAGAAAATACCTTACCTACCTGGATAGGAACAACAACTTTTACATTGTTATTTGGTGGCATTCTCTATTTAGGAAAAGAAAGATTTATTCAGAAATTAAACAGCGCCTTTGTGGCAATTCTTATTACTTCTTTTCTAGGATTATTACTGTTAGGTTCAGGACAAGTAAAAAGCTCACAATTTCTCTTTCAAAATTGGCAAGCTGTCGGTGGTGCAGTTTCTGTTATTTGTGTAGCTCTTTTTTATCATAACGTTGTGCCTGTAGTGGTGACACAACTAGAAGGCGATATCGCCAAAATCAGAAAATCAATTATTATCGGTTCTGGCATTCCTTTGATTATGTTTTTGGCTTGGAATGCTGTGATTTTAGGCAGTATTAGTCCTGATATTCTCCAGAATAATTCACAAAGTTGCAGTGTTTTTGACCCTTTACAAATTTTGCGATCAGGTGGAGCAGGAGAAGTTTTAGGATTAGTTTTAACTGTTTTTTCAGAGTTGGCAATTATTACCTCTTTTATCGGTTTTGTTTACGGTTTAGTCGATTTCTTTCAAGACATTTCTCGGATCACAAAAAATCAAATTTCTCGGTTTCCTATTTTCTCACTTGTTCTATTTCCACCCATGAGTTTAGGAACAATAAACCCCAGTATCTTTTTTACTGCTCTAGATTATACGGGAATATTTAGTGTTTCGATTTTAGGGGGAATTATTCCGGCAATTATGAGTTGGCAACAACGAGAAAAACAAAAATTAACAAACGGTATTTATCAATCATTGATACCAGGTGGCAAAATTACATTAATTATGATGATTACAGTTGCATTAGCCCTGATATGCAAACGAATTTTCTCAATTTATGCCAATTAA
- a CDS encoding GlsB/YeaQ/YmgE family stress response membrane protein produces MNIIAWIILGLIAGAIAKAIYPGSQGGGILVTMVLGIVGALIGGTLVTLLETGRLQFTAATLSIPGIIVAIIGAMIAIFIWGLLTGRTSH; encoded by the coding sequence ATGAATATTATTGCTTGGATAATTCTGGGTCTGATCGCCGGAGCTATCGCTAAAGCTATTTATCCTGGTAGTCAAGGTGGCGGAATTTTAGTCACAATGGTATTAGGAATTGTTGGTGCTTTAATTGGTGGAACTTTAGTCACTTTGTTAGAAACAGGAAGATTACAATTTACAGCCGCAACTTTGAGCATACCTGGTATAATTGTGGCTATTATTGGGGCAATGATAGCCATTTTTATTTGGGGCTTGTTGACTGGACGTACCAGTCATTAA
- a CDS encoding ChaB family protein, whose protein sequence is MPEGYQAERTISAVFKEQKQIDDVIRRLLNRGVPKDHISVMGRNFQSETRISGFITKRDVILGGLRTGAIFGSLFGSFLSLLTGVGVLFIPFVGPIVAAGPISAVLLGAASGAIAGSAGAGLVSVFTAMGMPEDKAAVYQTRLQAGEFLLMVEIPSDRSGEFQLILESSGGEEMHTIGKALTHPCPGPCNSPEDLSPEVRAHLSAEAQQLFIQHYNVVLDETNDEFTAEQSAWDAVHQQFDEDENGVWSKQKVVV, encoded by the coding sequence GTGCCAGAAGGATATCAAGCAGAGCGTACCATCTCGGCTGTATTTAAAGAACAAAAGCAAATTGATGATGTAATTCGTCGTTTACTAAATAGAGGTGTACCGAAAGATCATATTTCAGTGATGGGGAGAAATTTCCAGTCAGAAACGCGAATTTCTGGTTTTATTACCAAGCGTGATGTGATTTTAGGAGGTTTGAGAACAGGGGCAATTTTTGGATCTTTGTTTGGTTCTTTCCTCAGCTTACTTACTGGTGTAGGAGTATTGTTTATTCCTTTTGTCGGACCAATTGTAGCAGCAGGACCTATTAGTGCGGTGTTGCTGGGTGCTGCGAGTGGTGCGATCGCTGGTAGTGCTGGTGCGGGCTTGGTATCGGTTTTTACGGCTATGGGAATGCCAGAAGACAAAGCTGCGGTTTATCAAACTCGTTTACAAGCGGGAGAGTTTTTATTAATGGTAGAAATTCCGAGCGATCGCAGCGGTGAATTTCAATTAATATTAGAAAGTTCTGGTGGTGAAGAAATGCACACCATTGGTAAAGCACTCACCCATCCTTGTCCTGGTCCTTGTAACAGTCCAGAAGATTTATCTCCTGAAGTTCGCGCTCACTTATCAGCAGAAGCACAACAATTGTTCATTCAGCACTATAACGTCGTACTTGATGAAACCAACGATGAATTTACCGCTGAACAATCTGCTTGGGATGCAGTTCATCAACAATTTGATGAAGATGAAAATGGTGTGTGGTCAAAACAGAAAGTTGTTGTTTAA
- a CDS encoding Dps family protein has protein sequence MNTINIGLTEEQRCGVMNLLNQDLADSYVLVVKTKKYHWDVVGPQFRTLHELWEEQYEEITENIDEIAERIRTLGGYPSGTMAGFLKIATLKEHSGEIPTATGMVNQLVEDHEQIIRNLRNHVDRCSEEFHDQVSADFLTDLMEKHEEMAWMLRSFIEGQALEPNVKQQTEKTKVPVGV, from the coding sequence ATGAATACAATTAATATTGGATTAACAGAAGAACAACGTTGCGGTGTGATGAATTTATTAAATCAAGATTTAGCAGATTCGTATGTTCTGGTGGTAAAAACTAAAAAGTATCACTGGGATGTTGTGGGTCCTCAGTTCCGCACATTGCATGAACTTTGGGAAGAACAGTATGAAGAAATTACAGAAAATATTGATGAAATAGCAGAGAGAATTAGAACCTTGGGTGGTTATCCCAGTGGTACAATGGCAGGTTTTTTAAAAATTGCTACTCTCAAAGAACATAGCGGAGAAATTCCTACAGCAACAGGAATGGTAAATCAATTAGTGGAAGATCATGAGCAGATTATTCGTAATTTAAGAAATCATGTAGATCGTTGTAGTGAAGAATTTCATGATCAAGTTTCGGCTGACTTTTTAACTGATTTGATGGAAAAACATGAAGAAATGGCTTGGATGTTACGTTCATTTATTGAAGGACAAGCATTAGAACCAAATGTCAAACAACAAACCGAAAAAACTAAAGTTCCGGTGGGTGTTTAG
- a CDS encoding polysaccharide deacetylase family protein has product MLNLVNSTSTNNHNKTRNIIFVSTIALFLTACTSNPNTRQLKTNNEALGVSIAENKVNTKSQPPAQTKNLNFTVPAKFQGKTVYQVEPKNNEKVIALTIDDGPWPKTTEAMLDIFKEHDVKATFFWVGSSLKNHPEIAKRVVAEGHAIGNHTWNHLYKRMNPATAKSEIEKTNDLIYQTTGVKTSIFRPPGGYLNNGLAAYAKSQNKAVVMWSLTSADTDTRAKYQIFVKNVVKGAKPGAIVLMHDGGGNRERTVKALPEIITGLKQQGYRFVTVPELLEMQK; this is encoded by the coding sequence ATGCTAAACCTTGTTAATTCTACTTCCACAAACAACCACAACAAAACAAGAAACATTATTTTTGTTTCCACAATAGCATTATTTCTAACTGCTTGTACCAGTAACCCAAATACACGACAATTAAAAACCAACAACGAAGCTTTGGGAGTTTCCATTGCTGAAAATAAAGTAAATACAAAATCACAACCACCAGCACAAACCAAAAACCTGAATTTTACTGTACCTGCTAAATTTCAAGGTAAGACAGTTTATCAAGTCGAACCCAAAAATAACGAAAAAGTTATTGCGTTAACTATTGATGATGGTCCTTGGCCAAAAACCACAGAAGCAATGTTAGATATTTTTAAAGAACATGATGTCAAAGCCACATTTTTTTGGGTAGGAAGTTCTTTAAAAAATCATCCAGAAATCGCTAAACGAGTGGTAGCTGAAGGTCACGCCATTGGTAATCATACCTGGAATCATTTATATAAAAGAATGAATCCAGCCACAGCTAAAAGTGAAATTGAAAAAACCAATGATTTAATCTATCAAACCACAGGGGTAAAAACATCTATATTTCGTCCCCCTGGAGGTTATTTAAATAATGGTTTAGCTGCTTATGCTAAAAGTCAAAATAAAGCCGTTGTCATGTGGTCTTTAACTTCTGCTGATACCGATACCCGTGCCAAATATCAAATATTTGTGAAAAATGTGGTCAAAGGTGCAAAACCAGGAGCTATTGTTTTAATGCACGATGGGGGAGGAAATCGAGAAAGAACTGTAAAAGCTTTACCAGAAATTATCACAGGATTGAAACAACAAGGTTATAGATTTGTCACAGTTCCCGAATTATTAGAAATGCAAAAATAA
- a CDS encoding alr0857 family protein — MLKLNYTERSFYLECITLSLEEWVAQRVIWALRIGQPLHFEPSTASFLLPVDLPGVERLKAEAQRNDGEIIALSTCDAEHLEVTLRGSWLSYGAEDVEGVFVTTMSDRTEFFLHQLWQEAQVCASVFSD; from the coding sequence ATGCTGAAATTAAATTATACCGAAAGAAGCTTTTATTTAGAGTGTATCACGCTGTCACTGGAAGAATGGGTGGCGCAAAGAGTGATTTGGGCGCTGCGAATCGGTCAACCGCTACATTTTGAACCTAGCACGGCTTCCTTTTTGCTACCTGTAGATTTACCAGGAGTAGAAAGGCTCAAGGCTGAAGCACAACGAAATGACGGTGAAATTATAGCTCTGTCTACCTGTGATGCTGAGCATTTGGAAGTCACCTTGCGGGGTTCTTGGTTATCTTATGGTGCTGAGGATGTCGAGGGTGTGTTTGTAACGACAATGAGCGATCGCACCGAGTTTTTTTTACATCAACTTTGGCAAGAAGCTCAAGTTTGTGCATCTGTTTTCAGTGATTAA
- a CDS encoding RNA-guided endonuclease InsQ/TnpB family protein: protein MLLSIKTKLKLNKTQEILMAKHAGIARFTYNWGLATWQDLYKDGLKPNKYILKKFFNNHVKPELAWIKEKGICQKITQYAFDSLGESFQRFFKGQSKYPNFKKKGKNDSFTIDNGGQPIPVGGTSIKLPTIGWVKTYEGLPHSTCKSIIISRTADSWYIAFSYEQECQPTIKNHAVVGVDLGVKELATLSTGVIFPNPKHYKQNLAKLQRLSKVYCRKAKGSNNKHKAKIKLARHHARIANLRKDTLHQITTYLCKNHAKIVVEDLNVSGMLSNHKLAQAVADCGFYEFKRQLEYKSKKFGCEIIIADRFYPSSKTCSRCGHRKDSLSLSERIYHCENCSFEMDRDLNAAIMLSRLAKA, encoded by the coding sequence ATGCTTTTATCCATCAAAACAAAACTCAAGTTAAACAAAACCCAGGAAATATTAATGGCTAAACACGCTGGTATAGCAAGGTTTACCTATAATTGGGGTTTAGCTACTTGGCAGGATTTGTATAAAGATGGATTAAAGCCAAACAAATATATCCTCAAAAAATTCTTTAATAACCATGTAAAACCTGAATTGGCATGGATTAAAGAAAAAGGTATTTGTCAGAAAATCACTCAATACGCCTTTGATAGTTTAGGTGAATCTTTCCAGAGATTCTTTAAAGGACAGTCAAAATATCCCAACTTTAAAAAGAAAGGGAAAAATGATAGTTTTACAATTGATAATGGTGGTCAACCAATTCCTGTAGGTGGTACATCAATAAAACTACCGACAATTGGATGGGTAAAAACTTATGAAGGATTACCTCACAGCACCTGTAAAAGTATTATTATTTCCAGGACTGCTGATAGTTGGTATATAGCCTTTTCTTATGAACAAGAATGTCAACCAACTATCAAAAACCATGCTGTTGTTGGTGTTGATTTAGGAGTCAAGGAACTAGCTACACTAAGCACTGGTGTTATATTTCCTAATCCTAAACACTATAAACAGAATCTAGCTAAACTACAAAGATTATCCAAAGTCTATTGTAGAAAAGCTAAAGGTTCAAACAATAAGCATAAAGCTAAAATTAAACTAGCTAGACATCATGCGAGAATAGCAAACCTGAGAAAAGATACTCTTCACCAAATCACTACTTACTTATGCAAAAACCACGCCAAGATAGTAGTAGAAGATTTAAACGTCTCAGGGATGCTATCAAACCATAAATTAGCTCAAGCAGTAGCCGATTGTGGATTTTATGAGTTTAAGCGTCAGCTAGAATATAAATCTAAAAAATTTGGCTGTGAAATTATAATTGCTGATAGATTTTATCCATCAAGCAAAACCTGTTCTCGCTGTGGACATAGAAAAGAT